The following proteins are encoded in a genomic region of Gammaproteobacteria bacterium:
- the fliS gene encoding flagellar export chaperone FliS yields MTRLSIRTYKQTSISGAADNNPHQLVSAIYRQLLGNVAAAKGAINQNDIPKRNELINKAVMLIGVLEQSLDFKTGGEISDNLAALYEYASFLLFEANRHNDSDKLEEVIQLLLPIKSAWDQIPTEERNKVGFVN; encoded by the coding sequence ATGACTAGGTTGTCAATAAGAACATATAAACAAACGAGCATTTCTGGCGCTGCTGACAACAACCCACACCAACTTGTTTCTGCCATCTATCGTCAACTTTTAGGCAATGTAGCCGCCGCTAAAGGAGCTATAAACCAAAATGATATCCCTAAGCGTAATGAATTAATAAACAAAGCCGTTATGCTAATCGGTGTGCTAGAACAGTCTTTAGATTTCAAAACTGGAGGCGAAATATCAGATAATCTGGCCGCTCTTTATGAGTACGCAAGTTTCTTGTTATTTGAAGCAAACCGCCACAATGACAGTGACAAACTTGAAGAGGTGATACAACTGCTACTGCCAATAAAGTCAGCGTGGGATCAAATACCAACTGAAGAACGAAACAAAGTCGGCTTTGTGAATTAA
- a CDS encoding DUF115 domain-containing protein: MTSAENSGFEPVLANNYGDQFLHSINGDSFLKQNAGEVFKKNIDKSFWDENTYHVVIGTDSGLLIQYLVEQGIADNSCYLFIELPQYIELIRPELPPEWQNVLKFCTPQQWAEQFDRDAITPYLYNSRVKIHRSLSTIEVHNPAYHQARIEIEYAYDDLIFQIRRLFGNSLFIERQITNSVDNMYSSALLNGHFSAKTCVILGGGPSLDLHLEWIKRNRQNLTIIAVARISKKLLSEALIPDIVVSVDPTLLSYDNSKEMLDFPPSTLLINSSHIVPSLLSQWRGKSVFSDALLPWDTKLNPELGASGGPNVVNFGLVVAAAMGFKNILLTGADLCFNLDGASHTQGSFEANKGVDISHQGLWVDTYSGKKAETTAPFAMATKILGVQAQFAKQKNCQVFNLSFDAAIVDNIDFIAINDVQLTDEGQTTQQLIDRLVPSYSQPNHREHLLALEHEFKRVSTDLATIKKLANEAITINQKMCAPQSSKKVQGDNKIKLDKIENKLVNKYGYLSALIKKIAIGEFVKTLDKQANESLSNSEIEQAGRLYYQAYIKGAEQLLQFIVNAGKRLDIRLAAEQPSVDLELINDYWRAQHEFGCLARWADKHAAAPERTSEACNKLLEDNSRSLQLHHQAIEKKYAQQTTSLAKVPYKIRCLFFEMNEQGLALIINQLTKHKKQKQDDAVTASLLAMAQAYQYLFDDKLAAALTAFEQVAEQDLHDVDYKHMASICISLEQYEHAEALLEKLSDLISIHLPLYASILKVNNKQDQAIDAYSRYLEIHNRDTKVWLELAQLFTDISSPESAKMAYEFVLQLEPGNKTALHWLAQ; the protein is encoded by the coding sequence ATGACTTCTGCTGAAAATAGTGGTTTTGAACCCGTATTAGCTAACAATTATGGTGATCAATTTTTACATTCAATTAATGGTGATTCATTTTTAAAGCAAAACGCAGGTGAGGTATTTAAAAAAAATATAGATAAGTCATTCTGGGATGAAAATACCTATCACGTAGTAATTGGTACCGACTCTGGTTTATTAATTCAATATTTAGTAGAACAAGGTATTGCAGATAATTCATGTTATTTATTTATCGAGTTACCGCAATACATTGAACTTATTCGTCCTGAGTTACCTCCTGAGTGGCAAAATGTTCTGAAGTTTTGTACCCCACAGCAATGGGCCGAACAATTCGATCGTGATGCTATTACGCCATATCTCTATAATAGTCGGGTCAAGATTCATCGTTCGCTATCGACTATCGAGGTCCACAACCCCGCTTACCATCAGGCTAGGATTGAGATTGAGTATGCCTATGATGATCTTATTTTTCAGATTCGACGTCTGTTTGGTAACTCATTGTTTATTGAACGCCAAATAACCAACTCTGTTGATAACATGTATAGTTCAGCATTGCTTAATGGCCACTTTAGCGCTAAAACTTGTGTCATTTTGGGCGGCGGACCATCTCTTGACTTACATCTTGAATGGATCAAACGCAATAGACAAAACTTGACTATTATTGCAGTGGCCCGAATTTCGAAGAAACTGCTTAGTGAAGCACTGATCCCTGATATTGTGGTATCAGTTGACCCGACATTATTAAGTTACGATAACAGTAAAGAGATGTTGGATTTCCCGCCTAGCACTTTATTAATTAACTCAAGCCATATTGTGCCATCACTTTTGAGCCAGTGGCGTGGAAAGTCAGTATTTTCAGATGCACTACTGCCATGGGACACTAAATTAAACCCAGAGTTAGGTGCCAGTGGTGGTCCTAATGTAGTGAACTTTGGTCTCGTAGTCGCAGCTGCTATGGGTTTTAAAAATATCTTATTAACGGGTGCTGATTTATGCTTTAACCTCGATGGTGCTTCCCATACGCAAGGAAGCTTTGAAGCTAATAAAGGCGTTGATATCTCTCATCAGGGATTATGGGTTGATACATATTCAGGAAAGAAGGCTGAAACGACCGCGCCTTTTGCGATGGCGACTAAAATATTAGGAGTGCAAGCTCAATTTGCTAAGCAAAAGAATTGTCAGGTGTTTAACCTCTCATTTGATGCGGCCATTGTCGATAACATCGACTTTATTGCGATTAATGACGTTCAGCTAACCGATGAAGGTCAAACAACGCAACAATTGATCGATCGATTAGTCCCCAGTTATAGCCAACCCAATCACCGTGAACATCTGTTAGCACTCGAGCATGAATTCAAGCGTGTCTCAACTGACTTAGCTACGATTAAAAAATTGGCCAATGAAGCAATAACAATTAATCAAAAGATGTGTGCTCCACAGTCAAGTAAGAAGGTTCAGGGCGACAACAAAATAAAGCTTGATAAGATAGAAAATAAATTGGTCAATAAATACGGTTATTTATCTGCTTTAATAAAAAAAATAGCCATTGGTGAATTTGTTAAAACTCTAGATAAGCAGGCTAATGAAAGTTTATCTAATAGCGAAATAGAACAAGCGGGGCGGTTGTATTATCAGGCATATATAAAAGGGGCTGAGCAGTTATTACAGTTCATTGTTAACGCAGGCAAACGGCTCGATATTCGGCTTGCTGCTGAGCAACCGTCGGTTGATCTTGAATTAATCAATGATTACTGGCGAGCGCAACATGAGTTTGGTTGTTTAGCGCGTTGGGCGGATAAACATGCTGCCGCACCAGAACGAACGAGCGAAGCTTGCAACAAGCTACTTGAAGATAACTCTAGGTCACTACAATTACACCATCAAGCGATTGAGAAGAAATATGCGCAACAAACGACTTCGTTAGCTAAAGTTCCTTACAAAATAAGATGTTTATTTTTTGAAATGAATGAGCAAGGTTTGGCATTAATTATTAATCAGTTAACAAAGCACAAAAAGCAGAAGCAAGATGATGCCGTTACAGCGAGTTTGTTAGCTATGGCTCAGGCCTATCAATATTTATTTGACGATAAATTGGCGGCGGCTTTAACTGCATTTGAACAAGTTGCGGAGCAAGATTTACACGACGTTGATTATAAACATATGGCGTCAATTTGTATTTCACTTGAACAATACGAGCACGCCGAGGCTCTGCTGGAAAAATTAAGTGACCTTATAAGCATCCACTTACCACTATATGCCAGTATTTTAAAAGTTAATAATAAACAAGATCAGGCAATTGATGCTTATTCGCGCTACTTAGAAATTCATAATCGCGATACTAAGGTGTGGTTAGAGTTGGCGCAATTGTTCACTGATATCTCGAGTCCTGAATCGGCGAAAATGGCTTACGAGTTTGTTTTACAATTGGAACCGGGAAACAAAACAGCCTTGCATTGGTTAGCACAGTAG
- the fliD gene encoding flagellar filament capping protein FliD, translating to MSGISFTGIGSGLPVSDIVTGLVEAERTPFEARMEDKKADLTTSISAMGAFKSALDKLQTSIEELSDLDSFKQSTATGTDEFIKVSSDSSAQLGKFDIKVNNLAQAHKSVTSSFTDTEAVGSGTLTFATADASSSFDIVVDPTDTLSDIRNKINDATDNSSTIATIITESDGAQRLVMSSKETGIDNAITVSASGASGRVADFTTTNLTELTPALDASITVDGAINLTSTTNEFKDAIQGVTINVLQSHDVDDKSTLGIEENNTLVEESLEAYVSAYNELSKLVTKMSKAGGEDEASGVLAGDSMLRSVTSKLRNFLSSSYDTVNGDTLALTQLGVSADRYGVLSFDKTELADQLSDNPAAVQAFFIGSETTPGFAASMNSFIKNYTESSGLVDSRVEGYNKQMTRLNDSSEAFTLKMDKYEARLFAQYNAMDAMVANMSATGSFVMSQLNSMPGVVSNN from the coding sequence ATGTCAGGTATTTCATTTACAGGTATTGGTTCAGGTTTACCGGTCAGCGACATTGTGACTGGTTTAGTTGAAGCTGAAAGAACGCCATTCGAAGCGCGCATGGAAGATAAAAAAGCTGACTTAACGACCAGTATTTCTGCCATGGGAGCCTTTAAAAGCGCTTTAGATAAGCTGCAAACCTCGATAGAAGAACTTAGTGATCTCGATAGCTTTAAGCAGAGTACAGCGACAGGCACCGATGAGTTTATTAAGGTGTCTTCTGATTCATCGGCGCAGCTTGGTAAATTTGATATAAAAGTTAATAACTTAGCCCAAGCACATAAATCAGTGACCTCGAGTTTCACTGATACAGAAGCAGTGGGTAGTGGCACATTAACCTTCGCAACAGCGGATGCTAGTTCAAGTTTTGATATTGTTGTAGATCCTACTGATACCTTATCTGATATTCGTAATAAGATTAATGACGCTACTGATAATAGCTCTACTATTGCGACTATAATTACTGAGTCTGATGGCGCTCAGCGGCTAGTGATGAGCTCAAAAGAAACAGGGATTGATAATGCAATAACAGTATCAGCATCGGGAGCTAGTGGGCGTGTTGCTGATTTTACAACGACTAATTTAACCGAACTCACACCAGCTCTTGATGCATCAATAACAGTGGATGGTGCGATCAATCTCACCAGTACTACGAATGAGTTTAAAGATGCTATCCAAGGTGTAACTATCAACGTATTACAGTCACACGATGTTGATGATAAATCGACGTTAGGTATTGAAGAAAATAATACCCTTGTTGAAGAAAGTCTTGAAGCTTATGTGTCAGCATATAACGAATTGAGCAAGCTCGTTACTAAAATGAGCAAAGCTGGCGGCGAGGATGAAGCCTCTGGCGTATTAGCCGGCGATTCGATGCTGCGCAGTGTTACTTCGAAATTACGAAATTTTTTAAGTTCTTCATACGATACAGTTAATGGAGATACTCTAGCATTAACACAGTTAGGTGTTAGCGCAGATAGGTATGGTGTATTGTCGTTTGATAAGACAGAGCTCGCTGACCAACTCAGTGATAATCCGGCGGCTGTCCAGGCCTTTTTTATCGGCAGTGAGACCACTCCCGGTTTTGCGGCATCGATGAATTCATTTATCAAGAACTACACTGAAAGTAGTGGATTAGTAGACAGCAGAGTTGAAGGATACAATAAGCAAATGACTCGCCTAAATGATAGTTCTGAAGCGTTTACATTGAAGATGGATAAATACGAAGCTCGACTATTCGCCCAATATAATGCAATGGATGCAATGGTTGCCAATATGAGCGCAACCGGCAGTTTTGTTATGTCGCAGTTAAATAGCATGCCAGGGGTTGTCTCTAATAACTAA